The following coding sequences lie in one Rariglobus hedericola genomic window:
- the cysK gene encoding cysteine synthase A — translation MARIYNDITETIGNTPLVRLNRTAAAHGAQAEVLLKLEFFNPLSSVKDRIGSNMIEEALKSGRINQDTVLIEPTSGNTGIALAFVAAAKGLKLILTMPETMSLERRKLLKILGAKLVLTEGPKGMKGAIAKAEELNKQIANSVILQQFANPDNPAIHRTTTAVEIWNDTDGGVDFVVSGVGTGGTITGIGEVLKAKKPGVKIVAVEPAGSPVLSGGAPGPHKLQGIGAGFIPAVLNTKIIDEIIQVKEDQSGPISKQVIKLDGIPVGISSGAAIWAGLEIAKRPENKGKKIVVIVPSSTERYLSSWLFADVDVESDNISDFITTPAAAQ, via the coding sequence ATGGCCCGTATCTACAACGACATCACTGAAACCATCGGCAATACTCCTCTCGTCCGCCTCAACCGCACCGCTGCCGCCCACGGCGCGCAGGCCGAGGTGCTCTTGAAGCTCGAGTTCTTCAACCCCCTGTCGTCCGTGAAGGACCGTATCGGGAGCAACATGATAGAGGAGGCCCTTAAGAGCGGTCGCATCAATCAGGACACCGTGCTCATCGAACCCACCTCCGGCAACACCGGTATCGCGCTGGCGTTCGTCGCCGCCGCCAAGGGTCTCAAGCTGATCCTCACCATGCCCGAGACGATGTCCCTCGAGCGCCGCAAGCTCCTCAAGATTCTCGGTGCGAAGCTCGTGCTGACCGAAGGACCCAAGGGCATGAAGGGCGCCATCGCCAAGGCCGAGGAGCTCAACAAGCAGATCGCCAACAGCGTCATTCTCCAACAGTTCGCCAACCCTGATAATCCCGCGATCCACCGCACGACCACCGCCGTCGAAATCTGGAACGACACCGATGGCGGCGTTGATTTCGTCGTCTCCGGCGTCGGCACCGGCGGCACCATCACCGGCATCGGTGAGGTCCTGAAAGCCAAGAAACCCGGCGTGAAGATCGTCGCCGTCGAGCCTGCCGGTTCGCCTGTTCTCTCCGGTGGCGCCCCCGGCCCGCACAAGTTACAGGGTATCGGTGCCGGCTTCATTCCCGCCGTGCTCAACACCAAGATCATCGACGAGATCATCCAGGTGAAGGAAGACCAGTCCGGCCCGATCTCAAAGCAGGTCATCAAGCTCGACGGCATTCCGGTCGGCATCAGCTCCGGCGCCGCCATCTGGGCCGGTCTCGAAATCGCCAAGCGTCCCGAGAACAAGGGCAAGAAGATCGTCGTGATCGTCCCGTCCTCCACCGAGCGCTACCTGTCCTCGTGGTTGTTCGCCGATGTCGATGTCGAGAGCGACAACATCAGCGACTTCATCACCACGCCCGCCGCCGCGCAGTAA